GCCGGTTCGGCGGCGAGGAATTCGTGCTGTTCATGCCGAACTGTCCGCTGGAGACCGCGCAGGCGCGGCTCGAGCGGCTGCAGGAGGCGCTGGCTGTGGCGGTGGTCTCGCCCGATCTGCCCGCGCTGCGCTGCACCTTCTCGGCCGGGCTCGTCGCGATGCGGCGCGACAAGGACGTGCATCACGCGATCCGCCGCGCCGACCGGCTGCTCTACCGCGCCAAGGCCGACGGACGGGCCTGCGTGCGGGCGGAGATATGAGGCAGGGGAGCGCCCGGAGGCGGGCCGTCCCGGGGGGCGGGGCCGGGTGGACGACGCGCGGTGCCTGCGGCCGGAGCGCGGCGGATCAGGCGCGCTCGCGGGCGGCGCGGTCGATCAGGGCGATCCCCTCGGGGATCCGTTCGGCCGAGATCGTGGCATAGCCCAGCCGGAAGACCGGGCAGCGCGCGGGGGGTGTCTCGAAGAAGACCGAGCCCGGCTCGATCAGCACGCTGTCGGCATGGAGCCGCGCGGCCAGCGCCTCGCTGTCGGTGCCCTCGGCGCTGACCCAGACGCTGGAGCCGCCCTGCACCGCCGCCCCCTCGATCCTGAGGCTCGAGGCCGCCAGCGCCTCCTCGAGCACGCGGCGGCGGGCCTTCAGCGTCTGGCGCAGCCGCACGATATGGGCGTCGTAATGGCCGAGCGCGAGGAAATAGGCGGTGATGCGCTGCAGATGGCTCGGCGGATGGCGCAGGATCATGGCGCGCAGCGCCCGCGCCCGGGCGATGAAGGGGGCAGGGGCCACCATGTAGCCGATGCGCAGGCCCGGAAAGAGCGATTTCGAGAAGCTGCCGATGTAGATCACCCGCCCCGATCCGTCGAGCGACTTCAACGCCGGGGCGGGCGGCGCGAGATAGGACATCTCGAAATCGTAATCGTCCTCGATGATGAGCGCGTCGAGCTCTTCCGCGCGGCGCAGAAGCTCCTGCCGGCGGGCCAGCGGCATGGTGGCGCCGGTGGGGATGTGATGGCTCGGCGTGGCGATCACGAGGCGCGTGGCCTCGGGCAGCCGCGCCGGATCGAGGCCCATCGCATCGACCGGCAGGAAGTGGATCGGGCTGCTGGCGCGGCGCAGCGTCTCGGCGAAGTCGGGATAGCCCGGCTCTTCGGTCACGGCGAGCCGGTCGATCCGGGCCAGCAGCTCGACCGCCAGATAGAGCGCGTTCTGCGCGCCGAGCGTGACCAGCACCTCGTCGGGCTCGGCCTGAAAGCCGCGGCGGGGCAGGGTGTTCGAGCAGATGTAATCGACGAGCAGCGGATCGTCGGCGCCGTAGCGGTCGGCCGCGAGATCCGAGAAGTCGCGCGTGCCGAGCGCGCGGCGCGCGCAGTCGCGCCAGGCGTGATGGTCGAAGAGGGCGGGATCGACCTGCCCGAAGATGAACGGATAGCGGAAGGCGCGCCAGTTCGAGGGCTTGCGGATCACGCGGCGCGGCTGGTCGTGCTCGGCCCACCAGTCCTCCCAGCGCACGAGGCCTGCCCGCGTGCGGGCGCCCGCCACCGGCTCCATCCGGCGATGCGGCACGGTGGCCGCGACCGCGATGCCGGAGCGGGGCA
The window above is part of the Cereibacter sphaeroides 2.4.1 genome. Proteins encoded here:
- the pdxR gene encoding MocR-like pyridoxine biosynthesis transcription factor PdxR gives rise to the protein MQSRIPIEAIFLRDDAPTLQGRLAAAVVRAILESRARPGARLPSSRRLAQGLGVSRMTVTLVYQDLISQGYLEALPRSGIAVAATVPHRRMEPVAGARTRAGLVRWEDWWAEHDQPRRVIRKPSNWRAFRYPFIFGQVDPALFDHHAWRDCARRALGTRDFSDLAADRYGADDPLLVDYICSNTLPRRGFQAEPDEVLVTLGAQNALYLAVELLARIDRLAVTEEPGYPDFAETLRRASSPIHFLPVDAMGLDPARLPEATRLVIATPSHHIPTGATMPLARRQELLRRAEELDALIIEDDYDFEMSYLAPPAPALKSLDGSGRVIYIGSFSKSLFPGLRIGYMVAPAPFIARARALRAMILRHPPSHLQRITAYFLALGHYDAHIVRLRQTLKARRRVLEEALAASSLRIEGAAVQGGSSVWVSAEGTDSEALAARLHADSVLIEPGSVFFETPPARCPVFRLGYATISAERIPEGIALIDRAARERA